From Rhodospirillaceae bacterium:
CATGGATGTGGGCCGCAAAATGGTCGCAACACCCATGGATGGGTCCTTGCGACTTGCCGGAACTCTTGAATTTGGTGGCCTGGATGCGCCCGCCTCCAAAGGCCCGCCTGAATTGTTAATGCGCGGGGCCAGGGCGATGCTGCCCGGACTGGAATTTGAATCGAAGAAGACCTGGATGGGGCATCGCCCCGCACCGACCGACAGCCTGCCCGTTCTGGGCCCGGCACCGGGTAGCAAAAAGGTCTTTTTCGCCTACGGACATCATCATGTTGGTTTGACCGCCGGGCCTAAAACCGGCAGGATCATTGCTCAGCATGTGATGGGTCTTCAACATAACATCAATCTTGATGCTTATCGTTGTGACCGATTTAACTGACGACGAATAATACCAATTGTTGAAAACAGGGAGAGATAAGACATGCGAAATAAATTCTTAACAGCTATTGGCGCTGTTGGTGCGGTAGTCGCTTTGGGTAGCGGTGTCGCGCACGCCGAAAAATGGGATATGCCGATGGCCTATTCTGCAACCAACTTCCATTCCGCGACAGGCGCTGAATTTGCCAAATGCGTGACCATGGGAACCGGTGGTTCCATTGAAGTCGTCACACACCCTTCCGGCTCATTGTTCAAGGGCGGCGACATCAAACGCGCCATCCAGACCGGGCAGGCCCCGATTGGCGAGCGCTTGCTTTCTGGCCATCAGAATGAAAATGCCTTGTTCGGTTTTGACTCAATTCCATTCCTGGCTACGTCTTTCGATGATTCGGCAAAACTGTGGAAAGCCGCCAAGCCGACATTGACCAAACTTCTGGACAGCCAGAACCTGGTTCTGCTGTATGCCGTCCCATGGCCGCCGCAGGGCTTGTACTTCAAGAAGGAAGTCAACGCGGTCGCCGATATGAAGGGCATCAAGTTCCGTTCTTACAATACCGCGACGGCGCGTCTGGCTGAATTGACAGGCATGTTGCCGGTGACCATTGAAGCGGCGGAAATTTCACAAGCTTTTGCCACCGGCGTTGCTGAATCCATGGTTTCATCCGGCTCTACCGGTTACGACCGTAAAGTCTGGGAAAGCCTGACCCATTTCTACGAAGTTGATGCATGGCTTCCGCGCAACTACGTCATGGTCAACAAAGACGTTTGGGGGGGCACCTCCAAAGCCAACCAGAACGTCCTGCGTGGCTGTGCTTCACTGGCCGAATACACCGGACTGTATCGTTCTATCGAATACACCCAGTTCACCTTGAACGGCCTTAAAGCCGGTGGCATGACCGTTGGTCCTGCCGGTGACAAGCTGGTGTCCGACCTGAAAGAAATCGGCAAAACAATGACGACTGAATGGCTGGCGAAATCCGGCGCTGAAGGCAATGCGATTGTCGATGCTTTCAAAGCTATGAAATAAAGGCTTGTCGGGGGTCGCCTTGAAACAGGTGATCCCCGACGTTTTTTTATCTTAAAAACGGGGGTCAATCATGAAAGCCTTTGGGATATCCGTTCGCTCGATGCTGGATCGTCTCTATTTTGGTAGTGGTATTCTGGCTGCCCTGTTTCTTATTTCGATTTTATCTTTAATCGTTATTCAAATGCTGGCCCGCTGGACCGGCGAAGTGTTTTCAGGCGCCCCCGATTACGCCGGTTACTGTATGGCGGCTGCTTCTTTTTTCGCCTTTGCCCACGCCCTTAATCGTGGCGCCCATATTCGTGTCAGCATCCTGCTCAATGCCGTCGGCCCGAAAGTTCGCCGAGTGCTTGAAATCTGGTGCTTTTCCATTGCCACGGGGCTGGGTTGGTACTTTGTCTATTACGCGACGAAAGCGACTTACTGGTCCTGGAAGTTCGGCGATATCAGCCAGGGGCAGGACGCGACCCCGTTATGGATACCGCAATCGTCGATGGTTATTGGCAGCACGATTTTCGCCATTGCCCTGACCGATCATTTAATCCATGTCCTGATTTCCGGTGATCACCGCATCGAAGCCGATGTCGTTGAACAAAGTCATGGGGAGTAAGAACAATGGATGAATTTCAACTGATCGCGATTTTCCTTTTCATCCTGTTCCTTCTGCTGGGAACCGGCATCTGGGTCGGACTGGCCCTGCTCGGCGTTGCCTTTGTCGGCATGGAAATGTTCACAACACGGCCGGTCGGCGATACCATGATCACGACCATCTGGAGCGCCTCCTCCTCATGGACCCTGACGGCCCTGCCATTGTTTATCTGGATGGGGGAAATCCTGTACCGAACGCGATTATCCGAAGACATGTTCCGCGGCCTGTCGCCGTGGCTGGGCAAGTTGCCGGGCGGGCTTATTCACACCAACATTGTTGGTTGTACGATTTTTGCGGCAGTTTCCGGATCCTCCGCTGCGACCCTGACCACGGTCGGCAAGATGTCGATCCCGGAACTTCGCAAGCGCGAATATCCCGAACATATGATCATCGGCACCCTGACCGGGGCTGCGACTCTTGGTCTGATGATACCGCCTTCGCTGACGTTGATTGTCTACGGGGTGACCATTAACGAGTCGATTTCCAAACTGTTCATGGCCGGTATTCTGCCGGGCCTTGTTCTGGCGACCATGTTCATGGGTTACGTGGCGATTTATTCAAAGGTCTCGTCAAATTTCAAACCGATCCCCGAGCCAGACATGACGCTGTCTGAAAAAATCGCCAATTCAAAATTCCTGATTCCGGTGATCTGCCTGATTCTTGTCGTCATCGGCTCCATGTATATGGGCTACGCGACGGCGACAGAAGCTGCCGCCTTTGGTGTCCTGGGATCGTTGGCGCTGGCCGGTTCTCAAGGGTCGCTTTCGTGGAAAACTTTCACCGCAAGCCTGATGGGGGCGACCCGTACCTCGGCCATGATCGCGCTTATTCTGGCTGGCGCTTCCTTCCTGTCGCTGTCCATGGGCTTTACCGGATTGCCCCGGGCACTGGCTGAATGGATTGCGGTTCTTGAATTAAGCCGCTTTGAATTGCTGATGGTGCTGCTGGTGTTCTACATCGTTCTTGGTTGTTTCCTTGACGGCATTTCTTCCGTGGTGCTGACCATGGCCGTGGTCGAGCCGATGATCCGGGCTGCCGGGATCGATGTCATCTGGTTCGGTATCTTCATCGTCGTCGTCATCGAAATGGCGCAAATCACCCCGCCCATCGGCTTTAACCTGTTTGTCATGCAAGGGATGACAAAACACGAAATGGGCTACATCTCAAAAGCCGCCATCCCGATGTTCCTGATTATGGTGCTGATGGTGTTTGTGCTGATTTTTTTCCCTGAACTGGCGACGTATCTGCCCGATAACATGAAAAATATCAATTCGACTTAGAGGATTCCATCTTGACGCGATCTCACAAGATTAAGTCCGGTCGTGTCCATCTCGTCGACTTGCCGGTTGAGGAAATTCATTCCCACGGTAGCGGTGACATTGGTTCAGTTAAGTCTGTTATTCTTGAATTGATCACCGATACCGGCATTACCGGTTGGGGCGAAGCGTCGCCGTGGCCGGTCTTCACCGGCACCCCGGAAGCCAATGCCAGTGCCTTAAAGGACTATTTCATTCCGGCCATCATCGACCGTTCGCCCTTTGATGTGGAAGTCCTGATGGCTGAAGCCGAAAAGACCGTCGTTCACTGCCAGGAAGCCAAGGCGGCGCTTGAAACGGCGCTTCTCGATATTCAGGGAAAAGCGCTTGGCCTGCCCATTCACGATTTGCTGGGTGGGCGTCACCGGGACAAGGTTGGCTTAAGTTTTTCCATTGCCAATCCGAATTTCGATGAAGAGCGGGTCAAGGTCGAACGCCTGTTTGACGAGGGCGTGCGTATTTTCAAACTGAAGACCGGTTTCAATGGCCATGACTTTGATTTGATGCGGGTCCAGTGGCTGCGCGAGAAATATGACGATCAGGTCGATCTTCGCATTGATTACAATCAGGGAATGAACGCCCACGAGGCGCTGCCGCGACTGCGTGATTTTGAAAGTTTCGGGTTGTCTTTTATCGAGCAGCCGGTCCCCCGCGATAATCTTGAGGCGATGTCCCACTTCACCGATGTCCTGACGACCCCGGTGATGGCCGATGAGTCGGTCTTTACGCCGCGTGAAGCCTATGTCGGCGGGCAAATGAGAGTGGCCAATATCTACAGCCTTAAGATTATGAAAAGTGGTGGCTTGCGGCGCGCTCTTGAGGTCGCCTCCATCGCCCGGGCGGCGGGTATTGGCGTTTACGGCGGCTGCATGTTTGAAACCGGCGTTGCTCACGCGGCAGGGGCCCACCTGATGGCGGCATTGCCTGAGCTTGATCTGGGCTGCGAGTTCTATATGGCCACGTATTATTTATGCGAGGATATTCTGACCCAGCCTTTCCCGGTTAAGGATGGCCATGTCCACATTCCGACGGGGCCGGGCCTTGGTATTGATGTTGATCGCAGCAAGCTTGAAAAGTACGCCTCCTAAACCTCTGGTAAATGAAGTGCCCATGTTCCAAGCCTTTCCGGAAATTGCCCTTGGCGTATATGCGATGGCCTTCGCCGTCGTTTTTTTTGCCGCCATCGTCCAAAGCGCCATTGGCATGGGCTTTGGGCAGGTCGCAGGGCCGCTTCTGTTGTTGATCAATGCGGATTTTGTCCCTGTTCCGATCATCATGATGGGGATGCTTGTGGCGACCATGAACGCGATCAAAGGCCGCAAACAGGTTGTTGTTGGGGAACTGGGCTTTTCCCTGGCTGGCCGGACTATTGGCTCTGTCGCGGCCGCTTGGGTGATGGTGTTGATGGTCGATAAGGAAGCCTTCTCCTTGTTGTTTGCGGGACTTATATTGCTCGCCGTCGGCCTTAGCCTCGGCAAGTGGCAACTGTTTCCAAACCCCAAAACATTGTTAATTGCGGGAACCGCTTCGGGTTTTATGGGCACCATAACCTCGGTCGGGGCGCCACCCATGGGGATCGTTTATCAACACAGCCCCGGACCCATGGTGCGCGCCACCCTGAACGCCTTTTTCGCTTTTGGAACGCTCGCCTCGCTTTGCGCGCTTGGCTGGTTTGGTCTTTTGCGTCAGGATCATCTGATGTTCGCCATAGCCTTAACACCTGCCTTGCTGCTTGGAATCTGGATTTCAAAACACCTGACGTCCTTTGTCGACAGGCGGTTTCGTAAACTGGTTCTGGGTGTTTGCATTGTTTCCTCACTGGCGGTCATTTGGGATGCGCTGGCATGATGTTTTTGCTGCGAACGATGGGGCGTCACGCCTCCCGGGTGCTGGTTGCAGGGGTGGTTCTGGGCCTGATGTTACCGGGTCTTGGCAACATTATTGGCGTGATGCTTCCACTGCTGGTGGTGATGTTGCTGGCGGTGGCGATGATGCGTGTCGATGTTCCGCAGGTATTGCTGCATTTGCGCCGCCCCTTCAGATTGGCGGCGGTGCTTGTTTTCTTCATGGCCGTAACACCTTTAGTCGTTCACCTGCTGGCCGGGTATTTCAATTTGTCACCGGCCCTTCATATGGGGCTGGTTCTTCTGGTTTGTGCGCCACCGCTTTCGGCAAACGCCAGTATGGCGGCCTTTCTCGGGCTAGATGACGCGCTTGTCCTTAATGTTACGATTGTTGGAACCTTGCTCGTACCTTTGAGCGCCCCGCTGCTGGCCGCAACACTGTTTGAAACCGCCATCGATCTTGACGTCGCCTCGATGTTTATGCGGCTTGCCCTCGCCACTGGCTTGTCACTGGGTTCGGCCTATGTATTACGTCGCGCTTTCGGGCGTCAGCGCATTGAGAGAAATTTCGATGTTCTCGATGGCATCTCGTCGCTTCTGATGGTGATTTTCGCCATCGTCGTCATGAACGGCATTGCCGTGACGGGCACACACGGATGGCCGCAGGTCGTCAGCGTTCTTGGCCTTGTCTTGCTGGTAAACTGGGGGATGCACGGCCTGTCGGCTTTGGGTTTCCACCTCTTCTGTGATCTGCGAAAGGCGACGTTTACACCCCAGGACGGGGCGATTTCACTGATGATGGGCAATCGCAACATGGCGCTGATTATGGCCGTGCTGCCAGCCGAATTGGCGGGATCTCTGCTGCTGTTTTTCGCTTTGTATCAGGTGCCCATATACCTGACCCCGATACTGGCAAAGCCGCTTTACGGGCGCTTGCTGTCAGGGCCTTCCAGATCGGCCAGTTGACGGTCAATGACCTCAAGCATTTGGCTGTAATCCATTTTATCATAATGACCCGGATAGACACATTGCACAGGAAGTGCGCGCATCCGTCGCAAGCTGGTGCAGTAAGCGTCCGGGTCGGGGGGTGGCCAGGCGTCGCCGTGCCTGCCGTCATACAGCATGTCACTGGTGAACAGGCTACCGGTGGCGGCTTCCCATATGACCAGCCCGCCGGGGGTTCGGCCCGCCGTATGCATGACCTCAAGGCTTCGGTTCCCAAGCTCGAACCTGTCGCCGTCCTCGACAAGCCGGGAAGGTTGGGCACCCGTCAGAGCATAATTTTCCAGCAGGTAACCTTGGTAAGGCAAAGCCCACAACGTCTGGTCGTTCAAATATCGATGGACCTCCGCCTGTTCGGCGTCAGGGGATAAGAGTTCGGGGGCGTCGAGCCTGTGGCAGGCGCGATCTGAAAACCCGTGCCAGCCACCCGAATGGTCATAGTAGCAATTGAGCGCTACCGCCGTAACCGGCTTTGCCGCAACGGCTTCGATCAAAGGGGCCGAGGGCACCATCCCGCAGCCGGTATCAATAGCCAAGTCACGCTCGCTGCCGCGGACCAGCCAGATGTCGCCAACGGCAAAGGTATCAATATGGGATTCCCGAAAGCGCAGGATGTTGTCGGCGCAGGGCTCGATGGAATACCAGACTTCTGCGACCGCTTTGCCCGTCATCTTAGCCAGGCACGAAGCGGTCGCGATGGGGCGGTTGCAGCTCTGTTTCCTCAAGCTCGCGGGCGTAACGGTGACCGGCGTAGACGGCGGCTGCAATAATCGCCGGGGCGTCACAGTCACCAATGCGCTGCACTGTTTGCGGTGCGCCGCTGGCGCCGGTTTCTTTAAGCTCAAGCAGTTCATGATAGAGCCCATCATTGGGCAGTCGCGCCGTGACCATAACCAGGGCGTCCGTGGCGATCGATTTTTCCCGGTCGCTATAGACGCAACGGGTCATCGCTTCTCTGCCATTAAAAGCCTCAAGGCCATGGGCGGTGACAATGTCGACACCCAACTCCATCAACTTGCTCTGGGTGCGTGATTGCTCGACGGTGTATTCGCCCCAGGCCGAGACCTTGTTCTCGGGCGTTACCAGCGTCACGCTGATCCCGGCGCTGGCCAGTTTTTCGGCGATCACCCCGCCCATATAGTAGTGATCGTCATCAAAAAGCACGACCCGGCCTTCGGGCAGGCGGCCGTCCATGATGTCATCGGGGGTGAACACCTTCTTCTTCGGCCCTAATGTGGTCAGGGCTTTCAGGTGGTGGCGACCGAAACCGTCGGCCCGCCAGTGTGCCCCTGTGGCGATGACCACGTGTTCGGCCTCGAAGGCCAATACGTCTTCGGCGGTAAGCTCGCTTTCCCGGTAAATTTCAACATTTGGCATTTTCTCGATTTGTTGCAGGCGGTAATCGCGAACCCGTGCCCATTCATTTAAACCCGGCAGGGCGGACTCGCGGCTGACCCGGCCACCCAGGTCGCGGGTTGCTTCGGCGACGGCCACTTCGTAACCACGCAGGCCAAGGGCGCGGGCGGCTTCAAGTCCTGACGGCCCGGCCCCGACAACAAGAACCTTGGCATTGGATGCCTTACTTTGAATTTTTTCAGGGTGCCAGCCGCGTCGCCATTCCTCGGACATGGTCGGGTTCTGGGTGCAGCGGATGGGAACGCTCTGACCATCACCTGAATAACAAATGTTGCAGCCGATGCATTCGCGAATATCTTCAAAGCGGCCTTCGCGAATTTTTGTCGGGATGAACGGATCGGCAATGGACGGGCGGGCGGCGCCAATGAAATCGACAATGCCGCGCTTGACTTGGGACAGCATGGCGTCAGGCGAGGTGAAGCGACCGACGGTGACAACCGGTTTCGTGGTCACCGACTTGACGAAAGACATATAGTCCTCGAGCGCCCCTTCCTTGGCGAAGCGCGAATGGCCCATTTCGTAGCTGTAGTCGTTGATGTTGATGTCCCACAGGTCGGGCAGTTCGGCCATTATTTCAAGCATCTCGCGGCTTTCGCCAGTGATCGGTACACCGTCCTCGCCGGTGGTTTCATCGGCGGAAAAACGTACCGCCACGGCGCAGGTGTCGCCGACCGCTTCTTTTGTTTCCTCGATCAGTTCACGAACCAGACGGACCCGGTTTTCCAGTGAGCCGCCGTATTCATCGGTGCGGGTGTTGGTTTCCGGTGACAGGAAATGCGACAGCAGATAGCCATGGGTGGCGTAGACGTAGACGACATCGAACCCGGCCTCCCTGGCGCGCAGGGCGGCCTGGCGGTGCCAAAGCCTGAGGTCGCGGATATCGGATTTGTCCATGGCCCGGGTCTGGTAGGGATTGCCGGCCAGATTGGGCATACTGGAAACATCCATGGAAACTTCACGGGAGAAAAGGTTGCTCGCCCGGCTGCCGCCATACCACAGTTCGGCCCCGGCCAATGCGCCATACTCGTGGACCTGCTCGGTCATCAGCGCGTGGGCCTTGATGTCGCCGTCGTCCCAAAGCGAGGCGTAAGGGAAGGGCAGGTCGTCGGACGTGGGGTGGATCGAGCAATATTCCGTATTGATCACGCCCCAACCGCCTTCTGCCTTGGTGGCCCGCAGTCCGGCCAGCATTTGCGGTCGCAACCAGCCCAGGCCGGTGCAATGGGGAACCTGATAGAAACGGTTCGGCGCTGTTACCGGGCCGATTTTGACGGGCTCGAATAACAGATCGTAGCGTTTGTCCTGCTCAGCCATTCCAGATGCCCTCCTTGCGGACATCATCCATGGCCATTTCAATACCCTTGCGCAGGATGCCGACCAGTTCATCAATCTGCTCAGGCGTGATGGTCAAGGGCGGCGACATTACGCACATGTTAATCATTGGCCGTACCATCAGCCCTAAGGACTGGCAGTGTTTGTCGATGCGATTGCCGATCTCGTAATCCATGACAAGCGGGTCTTTATGATCCTTACTGATGACGCATTCGACGCAGCCCATCAGGCCCATCCCCCGAACGTCGCCGACTATCGGGATGTCGAGCAGTTCAGCCAGGCGTTCCTGAAAATAGGGGCCAACCGTGCGGACGTTTTCGAACAGCTTTTCACGTTCCATGATTTCGATGTTCTTAAGGGCCGCGGCGCAGGCCACCGGATGGCCGGAATATGTGAAGCCGCTGGAGAAAACGGCGTCGCTGAATTCCTCGCTGCTGACCTGTGAGAGAACCCGCTCGTTTATCAGCACGGCGCCCAAAGGCTGGTAGCCCGATGTCAAACCCTTGGCCGAGGTGATGATGTCAGCATCGACATTGAATACGTCCTTGCTGGCGAAAAAATGCCCCAGCCGACCGAAGCCTGTGACCACTTCATCAGAGATGTAAAGAACATCGTGCTGGCGACAAACGCTTGCGCATTTGGCGTGATAGCCTTCTGGGGGCATGATCACGCCGCCGGAAGCCAGAATCGGTTCGGCGATGAAGGCGGCGACTTTATCCGCGCCGAGCTCAAGAATTTTATCTTCCAGGTCCCTGACCTTAGCCTCACAAAAATCTTCGACGCTCATGCCTTCGGGACGCCGGTAGGTGTTGGGGGAGGGCAGCAGATGGACGAAATTTTCCTCGAAATCCATATAGCTTTTGTCGCGTTCCTTACCCGAACACGAAGACGCGAGGAAGGTGCTGCCGTGATAGGCGTCATGACGGGAAATGATGTGCTTTTTTTGCGGTCGCCCCAGAACATTATTGAAAAACATGGTGAAGCGAAGGGCTGAATCGACCGCGGTCGAACCGCCGGTTGTGAAAAACACGTGGTTGAATCCATCCGGCGCGATGCTGACGATTTTATCGGCCAGTTCGGCCGCAGGAGCATTGGTCAGGCTCCACGGGCTGTAATAGGTCATGCGCCGGGCCTGTTCGGCAATCGCTTCGGCGATTTCGGCGCGACCATGGCCGACATTGACGCACCACATGCCGGCGGGGCCGTCAATCAAGCGGTTGCCGTCAGAATCATAAACGTAAATCCCGTCACCGCCGGTGATCACCGTGCGTTGCTGCTTGCCGGTCTTGGCAAGCTCTTCCCAAGGATGAATCCATTTATTGTCCTTGGCCTGCAAGTCTTTGGTATCGAAAGGAATATTGGGGATCATTTTTTGCTGCTTCTTCCCTGTGTTTGCCTATTGGTTCGGTTTTTATTAATCAGTCACGCTAAAATATTGATTGAACAGTCAATCAGGAATATTTATTAAGTCACTATAAGAACCAGTCAAATTGGAATCAATTGCATTTCATAAAATTCATATTAAACAAAGCATGGGTGCGTAATTGCTCATGCCTGAAGAAAATCTGTGATGATATTTTGACTGACCAGTCAGAAAAATTTTCTTGATAACCGGCTCTAATTGACTGATCATTAAGATGATAATAAATCGTAACGAGAATTCTTACGCCCCGTCAACAGGGTGCGTCCACAATAAACGACAATATCCAACAGGGAGAAATTCATGAAAAATATTATGATAGGTATCGTTGCATTGGTTGTCGGCGTCGCCGTCGGCTTTATGATGAACGATCAAGGTAAACGGGTGGCAAGTCTTGAAAGCGAGATTGCCGCACTGAATTCCCAGCTATCGGAAGCGCAAGCCGCACAAAAAGCCGAACAGGAAGCCGCACAGGCAATGGCTGAAGCCGCAGCGGCAATGGCTAAGGCGAAGTCGATGCCGCTGAAAGTCACCAACTGGGCAGAGTATATAGACGAAGAGAATCTTAAGAAATTTGAAGCCGAGTACGGTATCAAGGTTATTTATGATACCTACGAATCAGCCGAAGCGATTGATGCGAAACTGCTGGCGGGTGATACCGGCTATGATGTGATTTTACATGCTGCGGGTGATATGGCGCGCCTGATCAAAGCAGGCGGTATTTTGCAACCCCTGGATAAATCGAAAATTGATAACCTCAAGCATCTTGATCCGGCACTGATGTCCCAGATGGCATCGGATTGGGATCCGGGCAACAAATACTTCGTGCCGTTCATGTGGGGCACCCACGGGGTGACCTATAACAAGGAACTGGTGCTTGAGACCTATCCGGGTGCGCCAATCGGTTCCATGGATCTGATTTTTGATCCCGCCCATATCGAGAAAGTCGCGAAGTGCGGTGTCTCCATGCTTGATTCGCCAGGCGACGTTATTCCCATGGCTCTTGCCTCTATTGGCCTTGACCCCAACTCGACCAATCCGGACGATTACAAAAAAGTTGGCGAAATGCTTGCTAAAATCCGTCCCTTCATCAAGACGTTCGACAACTACGCCTACCAGAAGATGCCGCAGAAAGAGTTCTGTATTGCGGTGACGTGGGGCCCCGATGGCCTGCTCGCCATGTCCGGCGCCGCCGAAGCCAACACCGGCGTGGTGCTTGATTTCTTCCTGCCTGAAGGCCAGAACAAGGCGCAGCTGTGGATCGATGGCTGGATCATTCCGGCGGACGCAAAAAATGTTATCGGGGCACACCTGTTCCTCGATTTCTTCTCGCGTCCTGAAGTCGGAGCCGCCGATAGCAACTTCACCTGGTATGCGACGGCGAACAAGACGGGCAAGTCCATGGTCGATGAAGAAGTGACCTCCAGCCCGGCCGCGTTCCCGACCTCTGAACAGGTCGCGAAGATGTACACCACGATGGTGTTGCCACCGAAGATCGAGCGTCTTCAAACACGCACGTGGACCGACTTCAAAGCCGGCAACTAGACGATACGGGCATTTGACGGCGGCATTCCTGAACAGGGGTGCCGCCGTCGCTGCTTTTTTGACGGTTTCAAATGTATGAGGACCACCATGACCGGTGAACCGGAAGTCAGTGATACCCCTTGGCTCGAACAGGATGTTGAGCCGTTTATCAAAATCAGGGGTGTTACCAAGAAATTTGGCGAATTTACTGCCGTCGACAATGTTGATCTCGACATCTTTCAGGGCGAACTGTTTTGCCTGTTGGGGGGGTCGGGCTGCGGCAAGAGCACCCTGCTCAGAATGCTTTCAGGCTTTGAAACACCGACGTCCGGCACCATCACCATTGATGGAATGGACATGTCCAACGTGCCGCCCTATGAGCGCCCGACAAACATGATGTTCCAAAGCTATGCGCTTTTCCCCCATATGACGGTTGAAAATAACGTCGCGTTCGGCTTGAAGCAGGACAAAATACCTGCTGACGAAATCACCGGGCGGGTCGATGACATTCTCAAACTTGTCGAATTGCAGGATTACAAAAAACGAAAACCCCAACAGCTTTCAGGGGGGCAGAAACAGCGTGTGGCCCTCGCCCGGGCCCTGGTCAAGCAACCTAAACTGCTGCTTCTTGACGAACCGCTGGCGACGCTTGACAAGAAGCTGCGCGAGCAGACCCAGTTTGAATTGATGAATATTCAGGAACAAGTGGGCATCACCTTCGTCGTCGTCACCCACGATCAGGAAGAAGCGATGACCCTTTCGACCCGCATAGCGGTGATGAATGACGGTGAATTCATGCAGATTGGTACGCCGACTGAAATTTACGAATTTCCGGAAACCCGCTTCGTCGCTGATTTCATCGGTTCGGCAAATATGCTCGAGGGCAGGATTGTCGAGGACGGACCGGATCATGTCCGGGTCAAGACCGATGTTGGCGAGGTCTATATCGATCATGGTCAGTCGATTAGCGAAGGCAGCCGCGTCTGGGTAGCCATCCGGCCTGAAAAAATTCATCTCAGCAAAGAACTCGCAGTTGAACCGGGTCCCAATCAGGCGACAGGCATGGTCGATGATATTGGTTATCTGGGAAACACCTCGATTTACAAGGTCAGGCTGGAAAATGATCAGGTTATCGATGTTACCGCGCCCAATCAGGTCCGGCCCAAGAGCAGGTCACACAGCATAACCTGGGAAGAAAAAGTCTATCTTCACTGGCAGGCTTCAAGCGCGGTCTTGCTAAGAAAATGAACGAAACCCCGATCATTGCCGTTGTCGATCCTGCGCCTTCGCCTTTAAGGGCGTTGTCGCAGATGGCGCGGCGTATGCAAGCGGGTTGGCGATCTATCGTCGTTTTCATCCCTTACGTCTGGTTGCTGGTTTTCTTCCTGCTGCCGTTTTTCATCGTCGCCAAGATCAGTCTTGCCGAACTTGCCGTCGCCAGCCCACCGTTTACAGACATGATTGAATGGGCCGAAGACGGGGCCATGACCATTCGTATCGCCTTCGGCAACTTTTCATATATTTTAGAAGATGACCTGTATGCGAGGACCTACATCAATTCCGTGAAGATTTCCTCGATCTCGACCATTCTTTGCCTTTTCATTGGTTACCCGATTGCCTACGGCATCATTCGATCGGGCCCGGTGGCCAGAAAACTGCTGTTGTTTGCGATCATTCTGCCATTCTGGACGTCGTTCCTGCTGCGCGTTTATGCCTGGATGGGCTTGTTGGCGGACCGCGGGACGATCAACAATATCCTGATCTGGATGGGAATGATTGATGAACCGATCAGGATGATGTACTCGGAATTCGCGGTCTATATCGGCATTGTCTATACCTATCTGCCGTTCATGATCCTGCCCCTATACGCCAATATGGAGAAACTGGACGCCACCCTGAACGAAGTTGCCGCCGATCTGGGTTCGCGGCCAATGAACACGTTCTTCAAAATTACCTTGCCGCTGAC
This genomic window contains:
- a CDS encoding extracellular solute-binding protein translates to MAEAAAAMAKAKSMPLKVTNWAEYIDEENLKKFEAEYGIKVIYDTYESAEAIDAKLLAGDTGYDVILHAAGDMARLIKAGGILQPLDKSKIDNLKHLDPALMSQMASDWDPGNKYFVPFMWGTHGVTYNKELVLETYPGAPIGSMDLIFDPAHIEKVAKCGVSMLDSPGDVIPMALASIGLDPNSTNPDDYKKVGEMLAKIRPFIKTFDNYAYQKMPQKEFCIAVTWGPDGLLAMSGAAEANTGVVLDFFLPEGQNKAQLWIDGWIIPADAKNVIGAHLFLDFFSRPEVGAADSNFTWYATANKTGKSMVDEEVTSSPAAFPTSEQVAKMYTTMVLPPKIERLQTRTWTDFKAGN
- a CDS encoding aminotransferase; the encoded protein is MIPNIPFDTKDLQAKDNKWIHPWEELAKTGKQQRTVITGGDGIYVYDSDGNRLIDGPAGMWCVNVGHGRAEIAEAIAEQARRMTYYSPWSLTNAPAAELADKIVSIAPDGFNHVFFTTGGSTAVDSALRFTMFFNNVLGRPQKKHIISRHDAYHGSTFLASSCSGKERDKSYMDFEENFVHLLPSPNTYRRPEGMSVEDFCEAKVRDLEDKILELGADKVAAFIAEPILASGGVIMPPEGYHAKCASVCRQHDVLYISDEVVTGFGRLGHFFASKDVFNVDADIITSAKGLTSGYQPLGAVLINERVLSQVSSEEFSDAVFSSGFTYSGHPVACAAALKNIEIMEREKLFENVRTVGPYFQERLAELLDIPIVGDVRGMGLMGCVECVISKDHKDPLVMDYEIGNRIDKHCQSLGLMVRPMINMCVMSPPLTITPEQIDELVGILRKGIEMAMDDVRKEGIWNG
- a CDS encoding ABC transporter ATP-binding protein; amino-acid sequence: MTGEPEVSDTPWLEQDVEPFIKIRGVTKKFGEFTAVDNVDLDIFQGELFCLLGGSGCGKSTLLRMLSGFETPTSGTITIDGMDMSNVPPYERPTNMMFQSYALFPHMTVENNVAFGLKQDKIPADEITGRVDDILKLVELQDYKKRKPQQLSGGQKQRVALARALVKQPKLLLLDEPLATLDKKLREQTQFELMNIQEQVGITFVVVTHDQEEAMTLSTRIAVMNDGEFMQIGTPTEIYEFPETRFVADFIGSANMLEGRIVEDGPDHVRVKTDVGEVYIDHGQSISEGSRVWVAIRPEKIHLSKELAVEPGPNQATGMVDDIGYLGNTSIYKVRLENDQVIDVTAPNQVRPKSRSHSITWEEKVYLHWQASSAVLLRK
- a CDS encoding FAD-dependent oxidoreductase; protein product: MSARRASGMAEQDKRYDLLFEPVKIGPVTAPNRFYQVPHCTGLGWLRPQMLAGLRATKAEGGWGVINTEYCSIHPTSDDLPFPYASLWDDGDIKAHALMTEQVHEYGALAGAELWYGGSRASNLFSREVSMDVSSMPNLAGNPYQTRAMDKSDIRDLRLWHRQAALRAREAGFDVVYVYATHGYLLSHFLSPETNTRTDEYGGSLENRVRLVRELIEETKEAVGDTCAVAVRFSADETTGEDGVPITGESREMLEIMAELPDLWDININDYSYEMGHSRFAKEGALEDYMSFVKSVTTKPVVTVGRFTSPDAMLSQVKRGIVDFIGAARPSIADPFIPTKIREGRFEDIRECIGCNICYSGDGQSVPIRCTQNPTMSEEWRRGWHPEKIQSKASNAKVLVVGAGPSGLEAARALGLRGYEVAVAEATRDLGGRVSRESALPGLNEWARVRDYRLQQIEKMPNVEIYRESELTAEDVLAFEAEHVVIATGAHWRADGFGRHHLKALTTLGPKKKVFTPDDIMDGRLPEGRVVLFDDDHYYMGGVIAEKLASAGISVTLVTPENKVSAWGEYTVEQSRTQSKLMELGVDIVTAHGLEAFNGREAMTRCVYSDREKSIATDALVMVTARLPNDGLYHELLELKETGASGAPQTVQRIGDCDAPAIIAAAVYAGHRYARELEETELQPPHRDRFVPG